A single region of the Ciconia boyciana chromosome 13, ASM3463844v1, whole genome shotgun sequence genome encodes:
- the TNFRSF13B gene encoding tumor necrosis factor receptor superfamily member 13B, producing MDGTHVRWDAMNNCTDQQYWDTLVCQCIPCSLVCGRSTVRRCAAMCESIDCNRRAGFYYDKLLEKCINCTTICGQHPKQCAPSCESKATPGALVMASPPAAVLEQKACTEQEPWLVVYLLLGLCLCALICSLLLGWTHLRRRGEVVSCQASAGTCHRREDSSKDRLVEAGSVGDGSTGSRVPEPVETCGFCFPGHGSAVQETKSCHSTSYHTGERAAPSHTGICSMGSAGAIPSPDDGHFKIICSPSQEKTLTA from the exons ATGGATGGGACGCACGTCAGGTGGGATGCCATGAACAACTGCACTGACCAGCAGTACTGGGACACCCTCGTCTGCCAGTGCATCCCCTGCAGCCTCGTATGCGGCCGGTCCACAGTGAGGAGGTGTGCTGCCATGTGCG AGTCCATAGACTGCAACAGGAGAGCCGGCTTCTACTACGACAAGCTCCTGGAAAAGTGCATCAACTGCACCACGATCTGCGGGCAGCACCCGAAGCAATGCGCCCCGTCCTGCGAAAGTAAGGCCACGC CGGGTGCCCTGGTCATGGCCTCGCCGCCcgcagctgtgctggagcagaaggCGTGCACGGAGCAGGAGCCGTGGCTGGTGGTGTacctgctgctggggctctgcctCTGCGCCCTcatctgctccctgctcctgggctgGACCCACCTGCggaggaggggagaggtggTCTCCTGCCAAGCCAGCGCCGGGACCTGCCACCGCAGGGAGGACTCCTCCAAAG ATCGTCTGGTGGAAGCGGGCAGCGTTGGTGATGGATCCACCGGCAGCAGGGTCCCAGAGCCGGTGGAAACCTGTGGCTTCTGCTTCCCTGGACACGGCTCTGCTGTACAAGAGACCAAATCATGCCACAGCACCTCCTATCATACAGGGGAAAGAGCTGCTCCCTCTCACACCGGGATATGCAGCATGGGAAGCGCTGGGGCCATTCCCAGCCCTGACGATGGCCACTTCAAAATCATATGTTCTCCTTCACAAGAGAAGACGCTCACGGCATGA